A genomic region of Jeotgalibaca ciconiae contains the following coding sequences:
- a CDS encoding type I restriction endonuclease subunit R: MDRKEGLLLLKFTPEQVLEDNLINKLISGDSQWTYRNDLHTEDELWENFRQKLEVNNKDVLNDTPLTEQEFRQIQNQLNFSSFYEAAKWLAGENGVAKVQVQREDATLGTIRLRVINRQDIAGGISSYEVINQFKSDKRSIEDLNRRFDVTLLINGLPMIHIELKNRNHPFMDAFRQIKKYLKEGKFTGIYSTLQMFVISNGTDTRYIASAQDTKLNEQFLTKWVDEENVSVNDYLEFAENVLSIPMAHKMITQYTVIDHEKKGLILLRPYQIHAIEAVKKASGQHQSGYVWHTTGSGKTLTSYKVARNLLQIPSIDKTIFIVDRVDLDQQTTASFTSYAENDVIEIDETANVKDLIKKLLSDDRSVVVTTIQKLNHVMKRYANQEGTKRYEQMTQLKIAFVVDECHRAVSPAKKREIEEFFVQSLWYGFTGTPIFLENAKQAVGDLPRTTKQQYGERLHEYTVKEAIHDNAVLGFQVEYKSTFSEEQLDKTIIALEGIDESEVELLELEDKEARLPKSVYEDEEHMLQVIDSIINKSRKKLGFSKGSGQTFNSLLTTSSIAQAQRYYDLIKQVKAGEASVKIDEETKRVLPDFPKVAITYSISENEDASIVNQDKMKESIRDYNEEFETSYTIETIRAYNRNVNDRLSRKKDKYLARAEQLDIVIVVDRLLTGFDAPSLSTLFIDRPPMKAHDLIQAFSRTNRLFDKYKKYGQIVTFQTPNTFEKKVKEALVLYSNGGENDVLAPTWEEARIAFIAAIGELREVVSTPIEIDQMSLVELKRFVKAYQTMDKTFAAVQVYTDFDEEQMGTIFPIEISEIEELNGKYVNALEKIKGDPKDDDPIEIDIAYELESVKTEEINYEYILMLIQAFVPSGSDEYELIAKEDEKAATEVNKYIEDLSRNNPKLANLMQNLWNSIRQNPEHYRDQNVSYLLQDMIEDTKYNVMQDFSQKWHVEEGNLAYVIANYNPKKEKQSGESELRSSADYEEYKKTTEKPVSKLRYWKHVRQELEDIIQEEILPLQQR, encoded by the coding sequence ATGGATAGAAAAGAGGGGCTTTTGTTGCTAAAGTTTACTCCAGAACAAGTGTTAGAGGATAATTTAATTAATAAGTTGATAAGTGGCGATTCTCAGTGGACGTATCGCAATGATTTACATACGGAAGATGAGTTATGGGAGAATTTTCGTCAAAAATTAGAAGTAAATAATAAAGATGTACTGAACGATACTCCATTAACTGAACAAGAATTTCGGCAAATTCAAAATCAACTGAACTTTTCCAGCTTCTATGAAGCAGCAAAGTGGTTGGCAGGAGAAAATGGCGTGGCTAAAGTGCAAGTGCAACGGGAAGACGCAACACTTGGCACGATTCGTTTGCGTGTCATCAATCGACAAGATATTGCTGGAGGAATTTCTTCTTATGAAGTAATTAACCAGTTTAAATCAGACAAACGATCTATAGAAGATTTGAACAGACGTTTTGACGTTACTCTCTTGATAAATGGTTTGCCAATGATTCATATTGAATTAAAGAACCGCAATCATCCTTTTATGGATGCGTTTCGTCAGATAAAAAAATATCTGAAAGAGGGAAAGTTTACTGGTATTTACTCTACTTTGCAAATGTTTGTTATCAGTAATGGTACGGATACCCGTTATATCGCATCTGCACAAGATACAAAATTAAACGAACAATTTTTAACAAAGTGGGTAGATGAAGAAAATGTGTCAGTGAATGATTATTTAGAGTTTGCCGAGAATGTTTTGTCAATTCCTATGGCGCATAAAATGATAACCCAATACACAGTGATTGATCACGAGAAAAAGGGGCTAATCTTATTAAGACCTTATCAAATACATGCCATTGAAGCCGTAAAAAAAGCATCCGGGCAGCATCAATCTGGATATGTATGGCATACAACAGGTTCTGGGAAAACATTAACGTCTTATAAAGTTGCCCGTAACCTTTTACAAATTCCCTCAATTGATAAAACAATTTTTATTGTAGACCGCGTAGACTTAGATCAACAAACGACCGCATCTTTTACATCTTATGCTGAGAATGATGTGATTGAGATTGATGAAACTGCGAACGTAAAGGATCTTATTAAAAAGTTACTCTCTGACGATCGTAGTGTAGTGGTGACAACGATCCAGAAATTAAATCATGTAATGAAACGCTATGCAAATCAAGAAGGTACGAAACGTTACGAACAAATGACCCAACTTAAAATTGCATTTGTTGTCGATGAATGCCATCGTGCAGTTAGCCCTGCAAAAAAACGAGAAATTGAAGAGTTTTTTGTGCAATCATTATGGTATGGATTTACGGGAACACCTATTTTTCTTGAGAATGCAAAGCAAGCAGTAGGTGATTTACCAAGAACTACCAAACAACAGTATGGGGAGCGGCTCCATGAATATACGGTAAAAGAAGCCATCCATGACAATGCAGTTTTAGGTTTTCAGGTGGAATATAAATCGACTTTTTCTGAAGAGCAACTAGATAAGACTATCATTGCTCTAGAAGGAATAGACGAATCAGAGGTTGAATTGCTTGAATTGGAAGATAAAGAAGCTCGTTTACCCAAAAGTGTCTATGAGGATGAAGAGCATATGCTTCAAGTCATCGATTCCATTATTAATAAATCACGCAAAAAATTAGGATTTTCAAAAGGATCTGGTCAAACATTTAATTCTCTTTTGACGACATCCTCCATTGCTCAAGCACAACGCTATTATGATTTAATAAAACAGGTAAAAGCAGGAGAGGCATCCGTTAAAATTGATGAAGAAACAAAACGCGTATTGCCTGACTTTCCGAAAGTTGCAATAACGTATTCGATTTCTGAAAATGAAGATGCTTCTATTGTCAATCAAGATAAGATGAAAGAGTCCATTCGAGATTATAATGAAGAGTTCGAAACAAGCTATACAATCGAAACAATTCGAGCTTACAATCGTAATGTAAATGATCGATTGTCACGTAAGAAGGACAAGTATTTGGCCCGTGCAGAACAGTTGGACATTGTCATTGTGGTAGATCGTTTGTTGACAGGTTTTGATGCTCCGAGTCTATCAACACTCTTCATTGATCGTCCACCAATGAAGGCCCATGATTTGATTCAAGCTTTTTCACGTACCAATCGACTGTTTGATAAATATAAAAAATACGGACAAATCGTCACCTTCCAAACGCCTAATACATTTGAGAAGAAGGTAAAAGAAGCTTTAGTTCTATATTCTAACGGTGGAGAAAACGATGTGCTTGCTCCAACATGGGAAGAGGCACGGATAGCATTTATTGCGGCTATTGGTGAATTAAGAGAAGTTGTTTCTACCCCAATAGAGATTGATCAAATGAGCCTTGTGGAACTAAAGAGATTCGTGAAAGCTTATCAAACAATGGACAAAACATTCGCAGCTGTTCAAGTATATACGGATTTTGATGAAGAACAAATGGGGACAATTTTCCCGATTGAAATATCGGAAATCGAAGAACTCAACGGCAAGTATGTAAATGCACTGGAAAAAATTAAGGGTGATCCTAAAGATGATGATCCAATTGAAATTGATATTGCTTATGAGTTAGAGTCAGTAAAAACGGAAGAAATTAACTATGAATATATTTTAATGTTGATTCAAGCCTTTGTTCCAAGCGGAAGTGATGAATATGAGCTAATTGCTAAAGAAGATGAAAAAGCAGCTACAGAAGTTAATAAATACATTGAAGATTTATCCAGAAATAATCCTAAATTAGCGAACCTGATGCAAAATCTGTGGAACAGCATTCGCCAAAATCCTGAGCATTATCGTGATCAAAATGTATCTTATCTATTACAAGACATGATTGAAGATACAAAATATAATGTTATGCAGGATTTTTCTCAAAAATGGCATGTGGAAGAAGGAAATCTAGCGTATGTTATAGCTAACTATAATCCTAAAAAAGAAAAGCAAAGTGGAGAAAGTGAATTGAGAAGTTCAGCCGATTATGAAGAATATAAAAAAACAACAGAAAAACCAGTTTCTAAATTGCGATACTGGAAACATGTTCGTCAGGAATTAGAAGATATTATTCAAGAAGAAATTTTACCATTGCAACAAAGATAA
- a CDS encoding DUF262 domain-containing protein: MEGNVRYLLEYLRGGTKFIIPVYQRNYDWKKENCERLLNDLINLENEDKKTHFFGSIVVKPGDYSQDIIVIDGQQRITTTSLLLLAMKNWMTDNETTGERINPNNINDAFLEDSFSREVDKFKLRSNPRDYNAYKRLFGDGKFHINNSNLTLNYEYFYTAITNLPISLDQLMNSIQKLQVMVVNLNSPDDNPQLIFESLNSTGVDLTDADKIRNFLLMNESQKEQLFLFENYWEPIENRTNFQLSSFFRDYLTLKNGKYPNLSKVYETFVYFYQSKCSDKRSFFDELSDYSYAYQQILGSVTDNKEIDDILKRLNHLQVTVIRPFLMAILHDYNQHQLNGKEVAKIFNILESYIARRMITKLPSNSLNKIISVLYRDMKKILEKEDEALATPSEVISYLLLTKINTGKFPTDNELIENLSSRDLYNINSQFRTYLFERLENYDHFESLQIYEGIQNQEYSIEHILPQKLSRQWIEDLGPDYKKIQTNYLNTLGNLTITAYNSKYSNRPFKDKQNMEKGFKESHFVNLNKIPARAETWGETEINERTNELIQTSLKIWPYPNPAFKPSVHERSMIIFDGEQKFTNYQIKGYSFLNDEYHPVETWKDFFIDVIKHLAEINSNPLIEMTRLNSSIKSGVEGIFSSTSNANYKEVVPGIYVYFSMSNWRKMSYIKQLLDIYDLAYDELSIDAVLYDSNTDGKDSL, encoded by the coding sequence ATGGAAGGAAATGTTCGCTATTTATTAGAGTACTTAAGAGGTGGAACAAAATTTATTATTCCTGTCTATCAAAGAAATTATGACTGGAAAAAAGAAAACTGTGAAAGATTATTAAATGATTTAATTAACCTAGAAAATGAAGACAAAAAAACTCATTTTTTTGGAAGTATCGTTGTAAAGCCAGGCGATTATTCACAAGACATTATCGTTATTGATGGCCAACAGCGTATTACTACAACTTCATTATTGTTACTAGCAATGAAAAATTGGATGACTGACAATGAAACTACTGGTGAGAGAATCAATCCAAATAATATTAATGATGCATTTTTAGAAGATAGCTTTAGTAGGGAAGTTGATAAGTTTAAGTTACGTTCAAATCCTAGAGACTATAATGCGTATAAAAGGCTGTTTGGGGACGGAAAATTTCATATTAATAATTCTAACCTAACTTTGAACTATGAATATTTTTATACTGCAATTACTAACCTTCCAATATCTCTTGATCAACTTATGAATTCCATTCAAAAGTTACAAGTAATGGTTGTGAATTTGAATTCTCCGGATGATAATCCTCAGCTTATTTTTGAAAGTCTAAATTCTACAGGTGTAGACTTAACTGATGCTGATAAGATTCGTAATTTTTTGTTGATGAATGAAAGTCAGAAAGAACAGCTTTTTTTATTTGAAAATTACTGGGAGCCGATAGAGAATCGTACTAACTTTCAACTTAGTTCATTTTTTAGAGATTATTTGACATTAAAAAATGGTAAATATCCTAATCTTTCTAAAGTATATGAAACCTTTGTTTATTTTTATCAAAGTAAGTGCTCAGACAAACGAAGCTTTTTTGATGAACTTTCAGACTACTCATATGCGTATCAACAGATTTTAGGATCAGTAACGGATAATAAAGAGATTGATGATATTCTAAAACGACTCAACCATTTACAGGTTACAGTTATAAGGCCTTTCTTAATGGCCATCTTACATGATTACAACCAACACCAATTGAATGGAAAAGAAGTAGCAAAGATTTTCAATATATTAGAATCTTATATTGCTAGAAGAATGATTACTAAACTACCATCAAATTCATTGAATAAAATTATCTCTGTATTGTATAGAGATATGAAAAAGATACTTGAGAAAGAAGATGAAGCTTTAGCTACACCTTCTGAAGTAATTAGTTATCTTCTCCTCACAAAAATAAATACCGGTAAGTTCCCTACAGATAATGAACTTATTGAGAACCTTTCTTCAAGAGATTTGTACAATATAAACTCACAGTTTCGAACATACCTTTTTGAAAGGCTGGAAAACTATGATCATTTCGAGTCTTTACAAATTTACGAAGGTATTCAAAATCAAGAGTATAGTATTGAACATATTCTGCCACAAAAATTAAGCAGACAATGGATTGAAGATTTAGGACCAGACTATAAGAAAATTCAGACCAACTATCTAAACACTCTGGGAAATTTAACTATAACTGCTTATAATAGTAAATATAGTAACAGACCATTTAAAGACAAGCAAAACATGGAGAAGGGATTTAAAGAAAGTCATTTTGTTAATTTAAATAAAATTCCTGCACGTGCAGAAACCTGGGGAGAAACAGAAATAAATGAAAGAACCAATGAGTTAATTCAGACCTCTCTAAAAATTTGGCCTTATCCTAATCCAGCATTTAAACCTTCAGTTCATGAAAGATCAATGATTATCTTTGATGGAGAACAAAAATTTACAAATTACCAGATAAAAGGGTATAGTTTTTTGAATGATGAATATCATCCGGTAGAGACTTGGAAAGATTTCTTTATAGATGTGATTAAGCATTTAGCGGAGATTAATTCTAACCCACTCATAGAAATGACAAGATTAAACTCTTCAATAAAATCTGGCGTAGAGGGAATATTTTCTAGTACTTCGAATGCTAATTATAAAGAAGTAGTGCCAGGGATATATGTTTATTTTTCTATGTCGAACTGGAGAAAGATGAGTTACATTAAACAGCTTTTAGATATTTATGATCTAGCTTATGATGAATTATCAATTGATGCAGTATTGTATGACAGTAATACTGATGGAAAAGATTCTCTCTAG